Proteins encoded together in one Vibrio lentus window:
- the cobA gene encoding uroporphyrinogen-III C-methyltransferase has product MSEVSSSNVKEVTKGLVSLVGAGPGDPDLLTLKAARVIQQADVVVYDRLVSKDILAMANADAEMLYVGKKLDHHCVPQDQINQLLVTKAQENKHVVRLKGGDSFIFGRGGEECETLAENGVKFEVVPGITAAAGATAYAGIPLTHRDHAQSVQFITGHLKKDGEDIDWRSLAQHNHTIVFYMGLKESPNIQKNLLDNGMRADMPVAIIENGTRQEQKVFRGGLSDLANLASVAKSPALIVVGSVAQLHEKLAWFNKQA; this is encoded by the coding sequence ATGTCAGAAGTATCGTCATCGAATGTTAAAGAAGTAACCAAAGGATTGGTTTCATTAGTAGGCGCGGGCCCTGGTGACCCAGATTTACTTACCCTAAAAGCGGCACGTGTTATTCAACAGGCTGATGTGGTCGTTTATGACCGCTTGGTATCTAAAGATATTTTGGCAATGGCTAACGCCGATGCAGAAATGCTGTATGTAGGGAAAAAGCTCGACCATCACTGTGTACCACAAGATCAGATCAACCAACTGCTCGTGACTAAAGCGCAAGAAAATAAGCATGTCGTTCGCCTTAAAGGCGGTGACTCGTTTATCTTTGGTCGTGGTGGCGAAGAGTGTGAAACTCTGGCTGAAAATGGTGTGAAGTTTGAAGTGGTACCCGGAATCACGGCAGCGGCAGGAGCGACGGCTTACGCGGGGATTCCGCTAACACATAGAGATCACGCACAAAGCGTTCAATTCATTACTGGCCATCTTAAGAAAGATGGTGAAGATATTGATTGGCGTTCGCTTGCTCAGCACAACCACACGATTGTGTTCTACATGGGTCTGAAAGAGAGCCCGAACATTCAGAAAAACTTACTTGATAACGGTATGCGAGCAGACATGCCCGTTGCGATTATTGAAAATGGTACGCGCCAAGAACAGAAAGTGTTCCGTGGTGGTTTGAGTGACTTAGCCAACCTTGCGAGCGTCGCAAAAAGCCCAGCACTTATCGTTGTTGGAAGTGTTGCTCAGCTTCATGAAAAACTGGCTTGGTTTAACAAGCAAGCTTAA
- a CDS encoding formate/nitrite transporter family protein codes for MSPDFKPAEFVQTMIDVGEAKTKTSTRDLLIRSTMAGIILSLAVVVAITAIVQTGIGIVGALVFPVGFVILSVMGYDLVTGVFGLAPLAKFDNRPGVTWGRVLRCWGIVGLGNLIGSLIVAVLVAISLTGNFSLDPNAVAQKFIAVSTARSLGFENMGMDGWITCFVRGIFCNLMVCLGVIGNMTARTVSGRVAMMWFPIFIFFALVFEHTVVNMFLFPLGMILGADFGIATWLNFNLIPTILGNIVGGLFLTCVPLFLTHARTAPSLGAK; via the coding sequence ATGTCTCCTGATTTTAAACCAGCTGAATTCGTTCAAACGATGATCGATGTGGGTGAAGCGAAAACGAAAACAAGTACTCGCGATCTTCTTATTCGAAGCACAATGGCAGGCATCATTCTTTCTCTTGCCGTTGTTGTTGCAATCACGGCTATCGTGCAAACAGGCATTGGTATTGTTGGCGCTCTTGTGTTCCCAGTAGGCTTCGTGATTCTAAGTGTAATGGGCTACGATCTAGTAACGGGTGTATTTGGCCTTGCTCCTTTAGCGAAATTCGATAACCGCCCAGGTGTGACTTGGGGTCGTGTTCTACGTTGTTGGGGTATTGTTGGCCTTGGTAACCTCATCGGTTCTCTAATCGTTGCGGTATTGGTTGCTATCTCATTAACGGGTAACTTCTCTTTAGATCCAAACGCAGTAGCACAAAAGTTCATTGCGGTTTCTACAGCTCGTAGCCTAGGTTTTGAAAACATGGGTATGGACGGATGGATCACGTGTTTCGTACGCGGTATCTTCTGTAACCTAATGGTATGTCTAGGCGTGATTGGTAACATGACAGCACGTACTGTGTCTGGTCGTGTAGCAATGATGTGGTTCCCAATCTTCATCTTCTTCGCACTCGTATTCGAGCATACAGTAGTAAACATGTTCCTATTCCCACTGGGTATGATTCTAGGCGCTGATTTCGGTATCGCGACATGGTTGAACTTCAACCTTATCCCTACAATCCTTGGTAACATCGTTGGTGGTTTGTTCTTAACATGTGTTCCTTTGTTCCTAACACACGCAAGAACCGCTCCTTCTCTAGGTGCTAAGTAA